Proteins encoded by one window of Vitis vinifera cultivar Pinot Noir 40024 chromosome 10, ASM3070453v1:
- the LOC132254581 gene encoding uncharacterized protein LOC132254581: MNSASSISANVNNIPVLNGTNFKKWKEHVIIVLGCMDLDFALREDRPSDLTSASTAEQRSTMEKWERSNRMSLMIMKHSIPEAIRGAIPEETQAKAFLDQIANRFAANEKVETSTILSKLVSMRYKGKENIREYIMEMSNLVTRLKALKLELSEDILVHLVLISLPTQFSPFKISYNTQKEKWTLNELIAQCVQEEERLKQEKIESAHLASTSQGFGTNKKRKRDNKGKQTAVSGTSKQKEQKKQDKEITCFFCKKAGHMKKTCTKYAAWREKKGLPKEPNAN, from the exons atgaattcagCATCTTCTATATCTGCAAATGTTAATAACATTCCTGTGCTTAACGGCacaaatttcaagaaatggaaagagCACGTTATAATTGTGCTCGGGTGCATGGATTTAGACTTTGCATTAAGGGAGGATCGCCCTTCAGATCTTACTAGTGCCAGCACTGCTGAGCAAAGGTctactatggaaaaatgggagcgatccaatcgcatgagtctaatgattatgaAGCACTCAATTCCAGAAGCAATAAGGGGTGCAATACCTGAGGAAACCCAAGCCAAGGCATTCTTGGACCAGATAGCAAACCGATTCGCTGCAAACGAAAAGGTTGAGACAAGcactattcttagtaagcttgtctctatgcggtataaagggaaagagaatatcagggagtacattatggaaatgtctaatcttgtgacgagactcaaggcactaaagttagagttgtcggaagacatactcgtgcacttggtcttgatctctctgcctacacaatttagtccattcaaaatcagttataatacacaaaaggaaaaatggactttgaatgagcttattgctcaatgtgtgcaagaggaagagagattgaagcaagaaaagatagaaagtgctcacttggcttccacatctcagggatttggtaccaacaagaaaagaaagagggacaataaaggaaaacaaactgcaGTTTCTGGGACATCAAAGCAAAAGgagcaaaagaaacaagataaggagatcacttgtttcttttgcaaaaaggctggtcatatgaagaagacatgtaccaaatacgctgcttggcgtgaaaagaaag ggttgcctaaggagccgaatgccaactga
- the LOC100246299 gene encoding pentatricopeptide repeat-containing protein At5g66520-like, translated as MGMLSVVKWGHARIVFDRMVCRDVISWNTMINGYAIVGKIDEAKRLFDEMPERNLVSWNSMLAGFVKCGNVEDAFGLFSEMPCRDVVSWNSMLACYAQCGKPNEALALFDQMRAVGVKPTEATVVSLLSACAHLGALDKGLHLHTYINDNRIEVNSIVGTALVDMYAKCGKISLATQVFNAMESKDVLAWNTIIAGMAIHGHVKEAQRLFKEMKEAGVEPNDITFVAMLSACSHAGMVDEGQKLLDCMSSSYGIEPKVEHYGCVIDLLARAGLLEEAMELIGTMPMEPNPCALGALLGGCRIHGNFELGEMVGKRLINLQPCHSGRYILLSNIYAAAKKWDDARKVRNLMKVNGISKVPGVSVIELKGMVHRFVAGDWSHPESNKIYEKLNEIHTRLKSAIGHSADTGDVLLDMEEEDKEHALPVHSEKLAIAYGLLHLDSKEAIRIVKNLRVCRDCHHVTKLISKVYGREIIVRDRNRFHHFEDGECSCLDFW; from the exons ATGGGTATGTTAAGCGTGGTGAAATGGGGGCATGCCCGGATAGTGTTTGATAGGATGGTGTGTAGGGACGTGATTTCTTGGAATACTATGATCAATGGCTATGCAATTGTTGGGAAGATTGACGAAGCTAAGAGactgtttgatgaaatgcctgAGAGAAATCTGGTATCTTGGAATTCCATGTTGGCTGGGTTTGTCAAATGTGGGAATGTGGAGGACGCTTTTGGGCTGTTCAGTGAGATGCCCTGTAGGGATGTAGTGTCATGGAACTCCATGTTGGCGTGCTACGCGCAGTGTGGGAAGCCGAATGAGGCCCTTGCACTTTTTGATCAAATGCGGGCTGTGGGCGTAAAGCCAACTGAAGCAACTGTTGTCAGCCTCTTATCGGCTTGTGCCCATTTGGGCGCTTTGGACAAGGGTTTGCATTTGCATACTTATATCAATGATAATAGAATTGAGGTCAATTCCATTGTTGGCACTGCACTTGTGGACATGTATGCGAAATGTGGAAAAATTTCCCTTGCCACACAAGTTTTTAATGCAATGGAGTCCAAAGATGTTCTAGCTTGGAACACAATCATAGCAGGCATGGCCATACACGGCCATGTCAAAGAAGCCCAACGGCTTTTCAAGGAGATGAAAGAGGCGGGTGTTGAACCAAATGACATAACCTTTGTGGCTATGCTTAGTGCCTGTAGCCATGCTGGAATGGTGGATGAAGGTCAAAAACTCTTAGACTGCATGAGCAGCAGTTACGGGATTGAACCAAAGGTTGAGCACTATGGTTGTGTTATTGATCTCCTTGCCCGTGCAGGGCTCTTGGAGGAGGCTATGGAACTTATAGGGACCATGCCCATGGAGCCCAACCCATGTGCATTGGGGGCATTGCTTGGAGGCTGCAGGATCCATGGCAACTTTGAGCTGGGTGAGATGGTGGGAAAACGCCTCATCAACCTTCAGCCATGCCACAGTGGCCG CTACATCCTCCTCTCAAACATATATGCAGCAGCAAAAAAATGGGACGATGCAAGAAAAGTGAGGAACCTTATGAAGGTCAACGGCATCTCCAAGGTGCCAGGAGTGAGCGTGATCGAGCTGAAAGGCATGGTGCATCGGTTTGTGGCCGGTGACTGGTCACACCCGGAATCAAACAAGATATATGAGAAGTTGAATGAGATACACACAAGGCTGAAGAGTGCAATTGGGCATTCAGCAGATACCGGGGATGTGTTGTTGGACATGGAAGAGGAAGATAAAGAACATGCTCTACCTGTTCATAGTGAGAAGCTGGCCATTGCTTATGGGCTACTACACTTGGATTCAAAAGAAGCCATTAGGATTGTGAAGAACCTTAGGGTTTGCAGAGATTGTCACCATGTCACCAAGCTGATTTCAAAGGTTTATGGTCGAGAAATTATTGTAAGGGATCGGAATCGGTTTCATCATTTTGAAGATGGTGAATGTTCCTGTCTTGATTTTTGGTAG
- the LOC104880594 gene encoding zinc-finger homeodomain protein 10-like, whose amino-acid sequence MLLALSAGISGPPENAPPISSSPASGANGRKRFRTKFSQGQKKKMFEFAERVGWKMQKRDEELVAEFCNEVGVDKGVLKVWMHNNKNTFGKRDVNGSRTSLDENNENNENTPHTMETIHHTPTHNHTNP is encoded by the coding sequence ATGCTGCTCGCCCTCTCCGCAGGCATCTCCGGCCCCCCTGAGAACGCCCCTCCCATTTCCTCTTCCCCCGCCTCGGGCGCCAACGGGCGGAAACGGTTCCGTACCAAATTCAGCCAAGggcagaagaagaagatgttcgAATTCGCGGAGAGAGTTGGGTGGAAGATGCAGAAGCGAGACGAAGAGCTAGTGGCGGAGTTCTGCAATGAAGTTGGGGTCGACAAAGGAGTTCTAAAGGTGTGGATGCATAACAACAAGAACACCTTCGGCAAACGAGACGTCAATGGCAGCAGAACCAGTCTCGACGAGAACAACGAGAACAACGAGAACACCCCTCACACCATGGAAACCATCCACCATACCCCAACTCACAACCACACCAACCcctaa
- the LOC100242924 gene encoding thioredoxin X, chloroplastic, protein METMVSNSMPISVSSLPPVRVVASPRKLEFSSFTPKTTLFGSRSQRKIGFRCSPVRRAAVTCGVVTEIKESQFSDVVLKADEPVLVEFVATWCGPCRLISPAMEAIAQEYGDRLTVVKIDHDANPRLIEEYKVYGLPTLILFKNGQEVPESRREGAITKGKLKEYVDALLESISVA, encoded by the exons aTGGAGACGATGGTCTCAAATTCGATGCCTATCTCTGTCTCATCCCTCCCTCCGGTTCGTGTAGTTGCCTCcccaagaaaactagagttCAGCTCATTCACGCCTAAAACGACGTTGTTCGGGTCGCGGAGTCAGAGGAAGATAGGGTTCCGATGCTCTCCGGTGCGCAGAGCTGCGGTGACGTGCGGCGTCGTCACGGAGATCAAGGAGAGCCAGTTCTCCGACGTCGTTTTGAAGGCTGATGAGCCAGTTCTCGTAGAGTTCGTCGCCACTTGGTGCGGTCCCTGCCGGTTGATCTCTCCGGCTATGGAAGCAATTGCTcag GAATACGGGGACAGATTAACAGTTGTAAAGATCGATCATGATGCAAACCCGCGACTAATTGAAGAGTACAAAGTCTATGGATTGCCAACTCTGATACTCTTCAAGAATGGACAGGAAGTTCCAGAAAGTAGGAGGGAAGGTGCAATCACAAAAGGCAAGCTCAAAGAGTACGTGGATGCTCTTTTGGAGTCGATATCAGTGGCATAG